A window of the Brassica napus cultivar Da-Ae chromosome A2, Da-Ae, whole genome shotgun sequence genome harbors these coding sequences:
- the LOC125574773 gene encoding NAC domain-containing protein 102-like, which translates to MKAELNLPAGFRFHPTDEELVKFYLCRRCASEPITVPVIAEIDLYKFNPWELPDKALYGEKEWYFFSHRDRKYPNGSRPNRAAGTGYWKATGADKPIGKPKTLGIKKALVFYAGKAPRGVKTNWIMHEYRLANVDRSASSNRKNNLRLDDWVLCRIYNKKGTVEKYYPADEKPTVMTASTSDSKCSSHVISPDVTCSSEVQSESKWVIDLEDAFDASMFGSLLQNDAFVPQFPYQSDFATMFEDPLEQKPFFNWSFGSQG; encoded by the exons atGAAGGCGGAGCTAAATTTACCGGCGGGATTCCGATTTCACCCGACGGACGAGGAGCTAGTTAAGTTCTATCTCTGCCGGAGATGCGCGTCGGAGCCGATCACCGTTCCGGTGATCGCTGAGATTGATCTGTACAAGTTCAATCCATGGGAGCTTCCAG aCAAGGCGTTGTACGGAGAGAAAGAATGGTACTTCTTCTCACACCGAGACCGGAAATACCCAAACGGTTCGCGTCCAAACCGGGCAGCTGGAACCGGTTATTGGAAAGCGACTGGAGCTGATAAACCGATCGGTAAACCGAAGACGTTGGGGATTAAGAAAGCGCTCGTCTTCTACGCAGGGAAAGCTCCGAGAGGAGTGAAGACGAATTGGATTATGCACGAGTATCGTCTCGCTAATGTTGACCGGTCCGCTTCTTCGAACAGGAAGAACAACTTAAGA CTTGATGATTGGGTGTTATGTCGGATTTACAATAAGAAAGGAACGGTGGAGAAGTATTATCCGGCGGATGAGAAACCGACAGTGATGACTGCGAGTACGTCGGATTCGAAATGCTCAAGTCACGTGATTTCACCGGACGTCACGTGTTCTTCCGAGGTTCAGAGCGAGTCGAAATGGGTTATTGATCTTGAGGACGCGTTTGATGCGTCCATGTTCGGTTCCTTGTTGCAAAATGACGCTTTTGTCCCTCAGTTTCCGTATCAGTCTGATTTCGCCACTATGTTCGAGGACCCGCTGGAGCAGAAACCGTTCTTCAATTGGAGTTTTGGTTCTCAGGGGTAA